Below is a genomic region from Pseudovibrio brasiliensis.
GTCGCAGTTACACGCTGGAGCAGATCAACGCGATCCGCGAAGTGCTGGCTGCGCGCAAAAAAGGCGATGAAGCGGTCAATATCCTGCCGCACCGCCGTGAAGGTGAGAAGCTGCAGGTGATTTCCTGTGCCAACTTTAAAGGCGGCTCGGCAAAAACCACCACCAGCACCCACTTAGCGCATTATCTGGCCCTGCGCGGCTATCGCGTGCTCGCGATTGACCTCGATCCGCAGGCCTCACTTTCCGCCATGTTTGGTGTGCAGCCTGAGTTTGATGTTGAGCCGAACTGCACCTTGTTTGGCGCCCTGCGATATGATGAAGGCCGTCGTTCGTTGGACGAGGTGGTGCGCCCAACCTATTTTGATAATCTGGATCTGATCCCGGCCAACCTTGAGCTGGCTGAGTTTGAGCACATTGTGCCAACAGCGATCGCATCCGGCGCCTCTACAGGCGAGAACATCTTTTTCCGCCGTATTCGCAATGTCCTAGCTGAAGTTGATGACCGCTATGATGTTGTTGTAATCGACTGCCCGCCGCAGCTTGGCTTCCTCACACTGGGTGCTTTGTTTGCATCCACCGGATTGCTGATCACACTGCACCCGCAGATGCTGGATCTTGCGAGCTGTAACCAGTTCCTCGGCATGAGCTCTGACCTGATGGCAGTGATTGAGAACAATGGCGGCGAAATGAACCTGGATTGGATGCGGTTCCTCGTGACACGCCACAATCCGAACGACAGCCCGCAAACCCGCGTTGTTGGCTTGCTTCGCGCCTTGTTTGGTGAGGATGTGCTGACTGCGCCGGCGTTGGAATCTACCGCGGTTGCAAATGCGGGCCTTGAAAAGAAATCGCTTTATGAGCTGGAGCCGGGAGCCATTGGCCGCGAAACGCTGAAGCGTGCGCTTGAATCCATGGATTCCGTGAACCGGGAAATTGAAGATCTCCTCCGTGGCTCTTGGGGACGACCACTATGAACAAAGCTAAGGACCGGAAAAACGCACTCGATACGCTGTTTTCAGGCGGCGGCATGGCAGGCATGGTTGCAGACGCAACAGCCCCGCGCCCACGCTTGTCTTCCGGAGCTATTGGCGCTGCCGAGATCAATCTGATCAAGGATGAACGCGACAGGCTGCGTGAAGAGCTGAAAACGCTGAACACGCAAATGGCGTCTTCCGTG
It encodes:
- the repA gene encoding plasmid partitioning protein RepA translates to MEYGNNTLLREETPSEKISRYSQLLSGQLHRLRQELYPPEAHKLLRSFSSVDVARLIGVSESTIRQLDLDGEGPTPTRLANGRRSYTLEQINAIREVLAARKKGDEAVNILPHRREGEKLQVISCANFKGGSAKTTTSTHLAHYLALRGYRVLAIDLDPQASLSAMFGVQPEFDVEPNCTLFGALRYDEGRRSLDEVVRPTYFDNLDLIPANLELAEFEHIVPTAIASGASTGENIFFRRIRNVLAEVDDRYDVVVIDCPPQLGFLTLGALFASTGLLITLHPQMLDLASCNQFLGMSSDLMAVIENNGGEMNLDWMRFLVTRHNPNDSPQTRVVGLLRALFGEDVLTAPALESTAVANAGLEKKSLYELEPGAIGRETLKRALESMDSVNREIEDLLRGSWGRPL